In the Candidatus Peregrinibacteria bacterium genome, CTGATTATTACGATGAAGATTCACTATTATGTTCGCGAGATTATCATATTCAGATTCAGTACTTCCGAGAGCAATAGATTCTCTATTATTTATTTGTTCAATATTAGGTATTACAGTTTTTATAAATACATCTCTCACTAAATCAGTAGCTTGAGTTTTATATAGTGCAAGCGCGAGTTTATTTATATCAACAACTACAGGAATAGTACCATCACTTTTGTCTTTTAAAATATTTTTATCTCTAGAATATACTACCTCTTTTTCGCCGTTTTCTTTTATTTCATATAACTTCTCCTCGACCACGAAAAGTGATGCGGGTTTTGTTGAACCATTTATTAAGCTTACCTTTACACAAAATAAATATTTTTTTTCGTCTTTTAAGTTTAGGATTATTTTTATCTCAAATTCGTTTTTCCCATCATTGAAATTAAAAAGTTCATGAGGAATAAGACTTATTGCCTTTTGAGCATCTGTAGCAGTTTTTCCTTTCGCTAGATCCCTTACAAATTGTATTGCTTGGATTAAGTTCGTTTTTCCAGCAGCATTCTTACCCACTACTGCACCAAAAGACGGAAGTTCAATTGATGCATTTTTTATGCTTTTAAAATTATTGATTTCAATTGAATAATACATATATGAGAGAGTTATTGATCTTGATATTTATATGATAATTGGGAAGCAATATGAATACAAGTAACAAAATGGGGTGGTCGCAAGTTCAGGATCTTCAATTTCCTGTACCCGTTCATAGCCGACTTTCGCAAGCCATCTTTTAAATGGTTCAGCTTTTGGAGAAGGGATGGATTGGATAAGTCTAAAAATTCCTTCTGTGTTCCAACAGTACATTCTCTGAATTCCCCCCTCTGTTCCTATATCAAGCATAAGGGGTGGTACAATTTGTACCTGCCCTTTGTGAGTGAGTTTTTCAAGCTCTTTGTCTCTCATTTTCAAACGCTTAAAATATTGAGCGGGATCATTTGAATCGGTTAAAGTTTCGATGATGTCATTAATGACAAACCACCATTCATTTTCATGAAGGGTTTTTCGAATTTTATTGCCTTTGAAAACTGCAATTTTTTGAATTTGATCAGAAGGCATAGAATTTTTGAAAAAAGGAAAAATGTACTTTCAGAATACTTGGAAAAATAAAATTGAAAAAATATGCTGCTAAGAAAGTATACGTTTTTCCTCATAAGATTGCGAAAAAATACACATGCGATTCTGTTGACGAGATCCGTCGACAGAATTTGAGAAAAAAAATATACTCATTATACATATGCAAAAAACCTGCAAAAACTGTTCGGCGTCATTTGAAATCACAATTCGTGACAAGGAATTTTATAAAAAAATTGCGGTTCTTGAGCCATCGTTTTGTGTAGATTGCAGACAGCAACGAAGATCTGCATGGCGCAATGAACGTCATTTTTTCAGAAGAAAATGCGATGCGACCGGGAAAAGTATTATTTCCATGTACCCACCTGATTCTCCATTCAAGGTTTATGACCAAAGTTTTTGGTGGTCGGACAAATGGGATGCAAAAAGTTATGGAAGAGATTTTGATTTTTCACGGCCATTTTTTGAGCAATTTCGAGAACTGCAACTTGAAGTTCCGAGACTTTCACTGGTCAATAAACAAAGTGAAAATTCGGAATACACGAATCATTCCGGAAAAAATAAAAATTGTTATCTTTCTGCAATTACGTTTGAATCGGAAGATGTGTATTATTCCGATTGGATCGTTTCTTCACGGGATCTCTTTGACTCTTCGTATATCACAAAAGGCTCAGAATTATGCTATGAAACGTATTACGCGGAAAAAAGCTTTCAGTGTTTTTTCTCAGAATTTATAAAGCGGTGTAACAATTTATGGTTTTGTTATGACTGCATCAATTCGAGAAATTCGTTCATGAGTTCGAATTTAAGAAATGCAGAATATTATTTTTACAATACCAAATACACGAAGGAAGAATTTAAGGAAAAAATGAAGAGTATTTTTCCACTTTCACATTCAGAGCTGGAAAGTTTGAAAAAAGAATATCAGCGTATGAAACGAGAAAAATTTCTTCATCCGGCGCTGTATCACGTAAACACAGAAAATTCTACAGGTGATATTCTGTTCAATACAAAAAATTGTATCTATTCTTTCGATACAATCGATGCCGAAGATTGCACGTATATGTTTGACGCAATTGATATGAAAGATTCTATGGATGTCTATCACGTTGGCTGGGCGGAACTCATGTATGAATGCCACGCGATTTCCAACGGTTACAACTGTATTGGCTGTCATTTCGCATATGATAATCGAAATGTGGAATATTGCGATTTTACGCAAAATTCCAAAAATCTCTTTGGATGCGCCGGAATGAATCAGGCGGAATATTGCATTTTAAACAAACAATATTCAAAGGAAGAATATGAGGCACTGGCAGCGAAAATACGAGATCACATGAGGAAGATAGGAGAATATGGAGAATTTTTCCCGATCGAATTTTCTCCATTTGCGTACAATCAAACGAGAGCTCAGGAATATTATCCACTCACCGAAGAAGAAGCACAGAAGAAAGGAATTCGTTGGTCAAAAGATATTCCGAGCGTTCCCGAATCACAAAAAATTATTCCTGCGGAAAAACTTCCAGAATATATTTCAGAAGTTCCCGATGATATTTTGAAT is a window encoding:
- a CDS encoding ATP-binding protein, yielding MYYSIEINNFKSIKNASIELPSFGAVVGKNAAGKTNLIQAIQFVRDLAKGKTATDAQKAISLIPHELFNFNDGKNEFEIKIILNLKDEKKYLFCVKVSLINGSTKPASLFVVEEKLYEIKENGEKEVVYSRDKNILKDKSDGTIPVVVDINKLALALYKTQATDLVRDVFIKTVIPNIEQINNRESIALGSTESEYDNLANIIVNLHRNNQKNYDDFQKIIKALLPNFSSVVEIPSKTGEVASPSAEKENYLVVLEERNLKQQLSMQSVSSGDLKTLLLIATAMSMENDSILIIEEIENGIHPKRIIELIERLERISTIKTMQILFTTHSPIVINSLSPQKIVLTDRGAEMGTQFTLLSKVEQISEIKKYLQEGGGLTDYLYTSNY
- a CDS encoding Bro-N domain-containing protein, producing MPSDQIQKIAVFKGNKIRKTLHENEWWFVINDIIETLTDSNDPAQYFKRLKMRDKELEKLTHKGQVQIVPPLMLDIGTEGGIQRMYCWNTEGIFRLIQSIPSPKAEPFKRWLAKVGYERVQEIEDPELATTPFCYLYSYCFPIII